The following is a genomic window from Brachionichthys hirsutus isolate HB-005 chromosome 10, CSIRO-AGI_Bhir_v1, whole genome shotgun sequence.
ATGAAGCCAAAGCCCACCCATAGGAGGGGGCTTCTGGGAGACTTCTGTATAAGACTTTCCTGTAGCCAGAAAGAATTATTTGGAGCCCAGAGAGCAAGAAAGATAAGAAGCACCAACAATGGCATCTTTAGGGCTGCAGATATTGGGCGTCGGCCTGGCTGTGCTTGGGTGGATTGGAAACATTCTTATCTGTATGTTGCCCACGTGGAAAGTGTCTGCTTTCATTGGGAACAACATTGTGGTGGCTCAGACCATCTGGGAAGGGCTATGGATGACCTGTGTGGTGCAGAGCACTGGCCAGATGCAGTGCAAAGTCTACGACTCCCTGCTGGCCCTGCCGCCGGACCTCCAAGCAGCGCGGGCCATGGTGGTCATCGCCatcctcttctctctgtttgGTCTGCTGCTGTCGGTGGTCGGCGGGAAATGCACCACCTGCATTGGGAACAAGACGGCAAAAGCAAAAGTGGCCGTTTGTGCGGGCGTTTTCTTCGTGCTGAGCGGGGCTTTGTGTCTGGTGACTGTTTCTCTGCCTGCTAACACAATCATCAAGGACTTCTACAACCCCACGGTTCCAGATGCCCAGAGGAGGGAGCTGGGTGCTTGTTTGTACATGGGCTGGGGGGCTTCAGGACTCCTGCTCATCGGCGGGGCTCTTCTCTGTTGTCAGTGCCCATCAGGAGGAGACCGCTATAACGGGGCAAAATACTCTTCTGCTAAATCCACAACACCAGGGAAGGAATTTGTCTGACTTTCTTCAGTAAATCAGAATCGAGCTTTGAAATGCAAACTTTCAACTTTACTGTTGCGTATTAAGATCTGTGACTAACTTTGAAATATACAAGAGTCAGTGTGTGACATGTTAGAATTTCATGTCATTTCCTTTCATGTTATGAATACAATTCAGATTTCATTCACATTGTATTGATTCTGAAACATTGATTTGTAATTCTTTCAGTattatatgtataaatacagtataaacAGTATTGCTGTCCATTATTAATGTATGAAAGCTGTACTCATGAAAGCACATTTATGTATTCATTTTGATTAGATGATTAGATCATTCTgtgctgcatttacatttttgtttttgcttcaatTATATCTATATCTACTAATTTATTACATTCATTAAACATTCAGATTTTTACCCGAAACATAGAAGCGATAAAAGAGATCACTACCTAAGAGTCATCCCTGATAGCAGAGGGTGCCGTAGGATTTATGGCCAAATGTATCATATTTGCAACATAAATACAGAATCTAATTCATTTTATCTCCACCTTCATAGAATTAAtcccccacctcctctttaCTTAGTAATCAagtacttatttttttatttgtggcaataaaaaaagaaaagaaattctgCTAGCACTTCATCTGTGTGGCCAAAATGGAAACTGTAGAAAAACGGAATGTCTGTTCACTAATTGTAAAGAAtaaattgttgttttgttcttcttGTAACTTGAGCAGCATGTCTCATCGTTTTGCTTCGTCCTCTGACTCCTAAACCAGGACGTAACACAGAACCAAACAGAAAACGATGTTTCTGCTTCTCAGACGGGTTTCAGCTGAAAACGTCTGTAAACAAGAAGAAAACCATTAAAAAAGGTTGAGAGTTTATCAAGCTGACAAGCCTTGGCAAATGTGCCGTCATTGGGCCAAGTGTAAATATCCATTCTTTGGAGCTCTATAACGGTTCCTTAGCAACATCAATCCAAGCATACACAGAGCTCTGTTGTCTCAGAGAGTAATTCTCGTTTCACTGAAGGCAGATGTAGTAAATTACCATCTTATTACCACCCCAGCGGAGCATGGCAAACATCTCAGCCAGATACAGTAAATGTCCTGTAGTCTACTCCCCTGAATTCCTGAAAAAGGCACCACAAGCTGTCAGTGAGAAGCTCAGTTTCACAACAGTTTcggaatacaaaaaaaaagggggaagcGGTTGGGAGGAACAAGGAAGCTTTATTTCTCACATAAATCAGGCAGTGATTGTTACATCAATAcaattgtgtgtatatatatatatatatatattgagacATTGCCAAACAATATAATGAGCTTTTGAAACTGATTTGTTTGAGTTTCATTGCCTCTCAGGACAACAATCTCTGCAAAAACTGATCCATGCTGTTCAATGGGATCTTGTTCTTGATGCAAATATTGTTTCAGAGAAATATTACATTACAGCCTATGCTAGAGACTAACAAACATTCATTCGCATACTATCGTGCTGTCTGTTCTTACTTTAATGTTCCCAAGTGTATATTGAGTTTGAAAGGAGGGAGTTTTTTCCCGTATCAAACAAAACACAGCTTTCttgcttttattcattttaaggAACAGATTGTGTGCAACGTtttgatgagaaaataaatgaaagccgAGATTACAGCTTTAATGAAAAGCTGTAATCTCATAAAGcagttcttttttatttattatttttatttttattttttataaagcaGTTCTTATAGCATTTATACTCACACGTAGTCCAT
Proteins encoded in this region:
- the LOC137899980 gene encoding claudin-4-like, with translation MASLGLQILGVGLAVLGWIGNILICMLPTWKVSAFIGNNIVVAQTIWEGLWMTCVVQSTGQMQCKVYDSLLALPPDLQAARAMVVIAILFSLFGLLLSVVGGKCTTCIGNKTAKAKVAVCAGVFFVLSGALCLVTVSLPANTIIKDFYNPTVPDAQRRELGACLYMGWGASGLLLIGGALLCCQCPSGGDRYNGAKYSSAKSTTPGKEFV